The genomic window AATCTAAACAATTTGCCCGTTACAATGGAACAGCATCCGGCCACAAGTTCTTGGGCCACAGCCATTGTGTTGCCGCAATCTCACAGGTACCCGGGCAGTGAGATCGCCGACCCGAAAAATAACAACGCCGTTGTGGTTCAAAATCAAATCTATAACGTTATCTCACAACTATATAATCAAAACCACATAAACTTCGTCTTGGCTGAAGGCGACCTGAACGGACCGGTGCCGGCCGACAAAATCAGCAACTTAAATCAGGAAATAAAATTAAGAAATCAATTCGCGGAGGAAAGCTCAAACCTAAATAAAATATTATCGCAAAATAATTCAGCCAATCAAACATGCCTTACCGGCTTCTTTAACCAGACAAATAAAATAATCTCCTATTTAGACAGGGATATTGCCCTAGCCGGCGCGCCATATCAACTTAAGGCCGAAGGAAACGACCTGGCTCTTTACGGCGCTGAAAATAGTTCCACTAGAGAAGCCAGTGCCAATATAGTCCGCGACTATGTGTATCTAAACGACCGCCTAACACAATTGGGCGGAGGCAGCCAACTGGCTTCTGCCTCTGTTTCGGGCGCTAGCACCAATGCCTCAATGCTCGCATTACTCTCAACGCTGGGCGGACAAAAATCACAACCCCTGGAAAGCTACTTCCCTTCTTTAGTTACCATAGCCGGCACAGACGCCGCCGCCTCAACCGCAGTCAACCAATTAAAAGACACCTACCACCAGCTGCAAACTTTGGATAAGGTTAAAAACGCTTCGGAGGCGTCTGCTTCATCTCCCTCCCGCGCTGATAACCCCTATAGTTCAATAACCGACACCACACAGATTCGGACCTTGATCAGTAAAAACAACGACCAGCTGACGGATGTGGTTTTAAATCAGCGCAATGAAGATGCGGCTGATAATTTTGCGCAGAATTTAAAATCACAAAATCTTGATACGGGAATCATCATTTTCGGAGCCGAGCACACAGCCGGGTTGATAAAAGATCTTAACGACAAAGGCATATCCGTCATTACTATTTCCGTTCAGGGATTGGCAACGACCCAAACCTCATCATAAATTTCCACAAGTAATCTTCAGGTTATAATAACCCGGATTTAACAGCTGCCCGTTGATACTGCAAACCGTGCTTCCGTTAGTGTATCCGATGGAAGCGGTTGAGGTGTCAGACACAAAGGAATTGATAGGGTCAGGCCTAAAACCCTGACTAATCAAATAACTTTCAACTGTTTTTTCTTGAGTATCGGTTATATTGCTGGCTTGCATCATTTGTCCGCCGACGCCTTTCTGATTCTGAATAATCCAGGAGAGATTATTCGGTTCTGAATTGGAAAAATTTAAGCCGCTGGCGCTTTTCATGCTGTTCATAAGCCCGGCAATATCGGTTCCGGTGTTTGCTGTTGTAGTTGGCTGATTATTAGTGGCTGGCTGATTATTATAGGAAACCGGCGCACTTGAACTGGCGCAACCGGCCCCGACCAGGAGCAACGCTCCGCTCACTACAGAAACTAAAATTAAATTCTTTTTCATAAATTATAATGTTAAGATAAAGTCATACTTCTACAGTATAATTTCTGCTATGCTCTTGTCAAATTCCTTTTAACCAAAAAGAGCGGCGCATTTGGCCGCCCTTTTTGCTTTGCCAACTGTAGGAGGAATTAATACCCGCTACTTGGCGCTGGAGAGGAAGGAACAGAAGGTGCGACCGGGACAACCGTTGACGGTACACTACTGCCGCCAAACAGCTGATCAAGAATGAACATATCACCTAAGCTGGTACCACCGCCGGTATTAACAACGCCACTACCGCCAATACTGCCGTATGCGCCATTGTTAAACAATTGGTCCATAATCAGGTAATCTCCCAAATTCATGGGCTGGTTGCCGCCGAATAGACGACCTAAGACAAATAAATTTCCAAGATTATTCCCGGTGTTAAGGACTCCGCCAGTGTTAACTCCATTGGAGTAAACTGTCGTATTGGCAGTCGGAATCACCAACTGCTGTCCGGGATTAATTATATTAGGATTAGAAATATTATTTGCCGCCACGATTTGTCCATATAAGTTTGCGTTACCTAAGTATCTGGCTGCTATTGACCTTAGGGTGTCACCGGATTGGACAACATAAACAAAACCGTTTGTTCTGCTGTTCAAAATTCCGTTACTGCCGGCAAACAACCTGTCAAGCACAAATAATTGGCCTAATCCCAAGTTGGAACCCGAGATATTGCCAAACACATCACTGCTTACCTGTGCTTGCGCCACCGGCGCTATACTTACGACAGCCGCAGCCGCTAAAGAGGCCATGCCGTAAGAAATTCTCTTAATTAGATTCATATTCACAATTACATTAATTAACTGCTTTACACTATACTTGACGAAACTAAAACGACTTTATGTCTCATGAATATAAAGTCGCTTAACTAAGAGGCGTAGGCCCTCTATAATTATTTACCGGCCAAAACCACACTTACATCCAGGGTCTGGCCATTCCTGTAGATCTGAAGCTCAATTGTATCTCC from Patescibacteria group bacterium includes these protein-coding regions:
- a CDS encoding LysM peptidoglycan-binding domain-containing protein, which produces MNLIKRISYGMASLAAAAVVSIAPVAQAQVSSDVFGNISGSNLGLGQLFVLDRLFAGSNGILNSRTNGFVYVVQSGDTLRSIAARYLGNANLYGQIVAANNISNPNIINPGQQLVIPTANTTVYSNGVNTGGVLNTGNNLGNLFVLGRLFGGNQPMNLGDYLIMDQLFNNGAYGSIGGSGVVNTGGGTSLGDMFILDQLFGGSSVPSTVVPVAPSVPSSPAPSSGY